A genome region from Arachidicoccus soli includes the following:
- the uxuA gene encoding mannonate dehydratase, with protein MEYTMRWYGPNDGVTLNDILQAGCTGVVTALHHIPVGEVWTVEEIKIRKSIVEAAGLTWTVVESLPVHEDIKKRDGKYLQWIENYKISLQNLGKNGIKVITYNFMPVLDWLRTDLFYKTPSSALALRFEWVAFVAFDLFILQRPNAKKDYDEVDKIKATNYFDTLSEKQKEDLAKACMQGLPGSKEAFSSEKILSLLNEYAGINEEKLQEHLFLFLNEIAPTCESSGLQMAIHPDDPPFPILGLPRIMSKAAHARKMLEEVPSNAIGLCFCTGSFGARKDNDLQAMFKEFASRIYFLHLRSTQRDNEGNFFEANHLEGNADLFSIVKLSIEIEQKENRTIPMRPDHGHQLKIDDQIESYPGYSFVGRLKGLAEIKGMDMAIKRMIH; from the coding sequence ATGGAATACACAATGCGTTGGTATGGCCCAAATGATGGCGTTACCTTAAATGATATTTTACAAGCAGGTTGCACGGGTGTAGTGACTGCCTTACATCATATTCCGGTAGGAGAAGTATGGACAGTAGAAGAAATTAAAATCAGAAAATCCATTGTAGAAGCTGCTGGATTAACTTGGACAGTTGTAGAAAGCCTTCCGGTACACGAAGATATTAAAAAGCGGGACGGCAAGTATCTTCAATGGATAGAAAATTATAAAATCAGTTTACAGAATTTAGGTAAAAACGGCATTAAGGTAATTACCTACAATTTTATGCCTGTATTGGATTGGTTGCGTACGGATTTATTTTATAAAACACCCTCTTCAGCATTAGCATTGCGTTTTGAGTGGGTGGCATTTGTGGCTTTTGACTTATTTATTTTGCAGAGACCCAATGCTAAAAAAGATTATGATGAAGTGGACAAAATCAAAGCGACAAATTATTTTGATACCCTTTCTGAAAAGCAAAAAGAAGATTTAGCAAAAGCTTGTATGCAAGGATTGCCAGGAAGTAAAGAAGCTTTTTCGAGTGAAAAAATATTGTCATTGCTAAATGAATATGCGGGCATTAATGAAGAGAAATTGCAAGAGCATTTATTCTTATTTCTCAACGAAATAGCTCCGACTTGTGAATCAAGTGGGCTTCAGATGGCCATACATCCGGATGATCCTCCTTTCCCTATTTTAGGATTGCCCAGGATTATGAGCAAAGCAGCGCATGCAAGAAAAATGCTGGAAGAAGTTCCATCCAATGCAATTGGGTTATGTTTTTGCACAGGGTCTTTTGGTGCTAGAAAAGATAATGATTTGCAGGCTATGTTTAAAGAATTTGCTTCACGAATTTATTTTTTACATTTAAGAAGCACGCAAAGAGATAATGAAGGAAACTTTTTTGAAGCCAATCATCTAGAAGGAAATGCGGATTTATTTAGCATTGTAAAATTATCGATAGAAATAGAACAAAAAGAAAATAGAACTATTCCAATGCGCCCGGATCATGGGCATCAATTGAAAATTGACGATCAAATAGAAAGTTATCCTGGTTATTCTTTTGTAGGTCGTTTAAAAGGTCTCGCTGAAATTAAA
- a CDS encoding SDR family oxidoreductase, which translates to MKILENKVIIVTGGTGVLGGSFVTAIAAAGGKVVIIGRNKERLEEKKKEVIEKGGEALAIAADVMKEEELLAAKETILSTYGKIDGLVNAAGGNVPEALLKPQDDIFEMNIPGLKKALELNLWGSIVPTQIFGKAMKEEGGTIVNISSVSSKTILTRVLGYGMGKAAIDNYTQWFAVEAAQRFGDKIRMNSITPGFFLTEQNRKMLTNEDGSLTERGNKIIAATPYGRFGKPEELNGALIWLLSDESRFVSGTTVTVDGAFTVFGGV; encoded by the coding sequence ATGAAAATATTAGAAAATAAAGTAATCATAGTTACAGGGGGAACAGGTGTTTTGGGAGGCTCTTTTGTAACTGCCATTGCTGCAGCCGGGGGTAAAGTAGTTATCATAGGAAGAAATAAGGAAAGGCTTGAAGAGAAGAAAAAAGAGGTGATTGAAAAAGGTGGGGAAGCTCTTGCTATTGCTGCGGATGTGATGAAAGAAGAAGAGTTACTCGCAGCCAAAGAAACTATTCTTTCAACGTATGGGAAAATTGATGGCCTTGTAAACGCAGCCGGGGGTAATGTCCCGGAAGCTTTATTGAAACCTCAGGATGATATTTTTGAAATGAATATTCCAGGATTGAAGAAAGCGCTGGAACTTAATTTATGGGGAAGCATTGTGCCAACACAGATTTTCGGAAAAGCTATGAAAGAAGAGGGAGGTACAATTGTCAATATTTCTTCTGTAAGTTCTAAAACTATTCTGACAAGAGTTTTGGGTTATGGTATGGGCAAGGCTGCAATAGACAACTACACACAATGGTTTGCAGTAGAAGCAGCGCAGAGATTTGGAGATAAGATAAGAATGAATTCTATCACGCCGGGCTTCTTTCTTACAGAACAAAATCGAAAAATGCTCACAAATGAAGATGGCTCACTTACTGAACGTGGTAATAAAATAATTGCTGCGACACCTTATGGGAGGTTTGGAAAACCGGAAGAACTAAATGGCGCATTAATATGGCTATTAAGTGACGAGTCAAGGTTTGTAAGTGGCACGACAGTCACGGTTGATGGGGCATTTACTGTTTTTGGTGGCGTATAA
- a CDS encoding alpha/beta hydrolase, whose translation MKKILFLLVVGLLLQNFCMAQKVISLYSKVPNSKQNAAYQEKSEIGKDGVIRISKVTNPTITVFQPDKKLDQHIAIIICPGGGYSILAFNKEGTDVAETLVKWGITAIVLKYRLPSDVIMIDKAIGPLQDAQRAIQLTRMNAEKWNIDPSKVGIMGFSAGGNLAATASTHFDKAEIDNPENISLRPDFSILAYPVVSMQKDITHMGSRINLLGKTPTEASVNEYSNELQVSENTPPAFLVQASDDGAVSPENSIKYYEALLKNHIPAELHLYQNGGHGFGQKLPEDQWMNRLKSWMEHNHYLNN comes from the coding sequence ATGAAAAAGATTTTATTTTTATTGGTAGTTGGTTTGTTGCTTCAAAATTTTTGCATGGCACAGAAAGTAATTTCTCTGTACAGTAAAGTACCGAATAGTAAACAGAATGCAGCATATCAAGAAAAATCTGAAATAGGTAAAGACGGGGTGATCCGCATTAGTAAAGTGACGAACCCTACAATAACCGTATTTCAACCTGATAAAAAATTAGACCAGCATATTGCAATTATTATTTGTCCTGGCGGTGGCTATAGTATTTTGGCATTTAATAAAGAAGGTACAGATGTTGCTGAAACACTTGTAAAATGGGGGATTACAGCGATAGTGTTGAAATATCGCTTGCCGAGCGATGTGATAATGATAGATAAGGCTATTGGCCCTTTGCAGGATGCACAACGTGCTATCCAGTTGACTAGGATGAATGCAGAAAAATGGAATATTGACCCATCTAAAGTTGGTATCATGGGCTTTTCGGCTGGGGGTAATTTAGCAGCTACCGCTTCCACGCATTTTGATAAAGCAGAAATAGATAATCCTGAAAACATTTCTCTTCGTCCAGATTTCTCTATACTTGCTTATCCTGTTGTGAGTATGCAAAAAGATATTACGCATATGGGAAGTCGCATAAATTTATTAGGTAAAACTCCTACAGAAGCTTCGGTTAATGAATATTCAAATGAATTACAGGTAAGCGAAAATACACCCCCTGCTTTCTTGGTTCAAGCCAGCGATGACGGAGCAGTGAGTCCAGAAAATAGTATTAAGTATTATGAAGCTTTATTAAAAAATCATATTCCGGCAGAATTACATCTTTATCAAAATGGCGGACACGGTTTTGGTCAAAAATTACCTGAAGACCAATGGATGAATCGATTGAAAAGTTGGATGGAGCATAACCATTATTTAAATAATTAG